One Natrinema halophilum genomic window carries:
- a CDS encoding M24 family metallopeptidase, producing the protein MPHDVFDEREYERRVDRTKERLHEENLDAIVVADPANMNYLTGYDGWSFYVHQAVVVTPDRDEPVWIGRGMDANGARATTHLAEESIRAYSDDHVHSPHDLHPMDYVAGVLEELAVADGRIGLEMDASYFTAKSYTRLQENLPEAEFADATLLVGWVRIKKSEQELEYMREAARISETAMQAGLDAIEAGVPEYEAAAAIYEALITGTEDYGGDYPSIVPLMPTGDHTGTPHLTWTDRPFEDGDPVIIELSGCRHRYHSPLARTTFVGDPPAELERTADIVVEGLEAALDAAEPGVTCEAVERAWRDTIAEYGLEKEDRIGYSMGLGYPPDWGEHTASLRPGDETVLEEDMTFHMIPGIWTDEIGMEISETFHVTGDGAETLANFPRRLFTA; encoded by the coding sequence ATGCCACATGACGTTTTCGACGAACGGGAGTACGAGCGTCGGGTCGACCGGACGAAAGAGCGATTGCACGAGGAGAATCTCGACGCTATCGTCGTCGCCGATCCGGCGAACATGAACTACCTGACAGGGTACGACGGCTGGTCGTTTTACGTCCATCAGGCCGTCGTCGTCACCCCCGACCGCGACGAACCGGTCTGGATCGGGCGCGGGATGGACGCGAACGGTGCACGAGCGACGACTCACCTCGCTGAGGAAAGTATCCGCGCCTACAGCGACGACCACGTTCACTCGCCCCACGATCTGCACCCGATGGATTACGTCGCGGGTGTCCTTGAGGAACTGGCCGTCGCCGACGGCCGAATCGGCCTCGAGATGGATGCCTCTTATTTCACCGCCAAATCGTATACACGTCTGCAGGAGAACCTTCCTGAGGCCGAGTTCGCGGACGCGACGCTACTGGTCGGCTGGGTTCGGATCAAAAAATCCGAGCAGGAACTCGAGTACATGCGCGAAGCCGCCCGAATTTCTGAAACCGCCATGCAAGCTGGCCTGGACGCGATCGAAGCCGGCGTACCGGAGTACGAGGCCGCCGCGGCGATCTACGAGGCGCTGATCACCGGCACCGAGGACTACGGCGGCGACTATCCCTCTATCGTCCCGCTGATGCCGACCGGCGACCACACAGGGACGCCGCACCTGACCTGGACCGATCGTCCGTTCGAAGACGGTGATCCGGTTATCATCGAACTCTCCGGCTGCCGTCACCGGTATCATTCCCCGCTCGCTCGGACGACGTTCGTCGGCGATCCACCTGCAGAACTCGAACGAACTGCCGACATCGTCGTCGAAGGGCTCGAAGCGGCCCTCGATGCCGCCGAACCCGGCGTCACGTGCGAAGCAGTCGAAAGGGCCTGGCGCGATACCATCGCAGAGTACGGCCTCGAGAAGGAAGACCGAATCGGGTATTCGATGGGACTCGGATATCCGCCGGACTGGGGCGAACACACCGCTAGCCTTCGCCCTGGCGACGAAACAGTGCTCGAGGAAGACATGACGTTCCACATGATACCGGGTATCTGGACCGACGAGATCGGCATGGAAATCAGCGAAACGTTCCACGTTACCGGAGACGGTGCAGAGACGCTGGCTAACTTCCCGCGACGGCTGTTTACCGCATGA
- a CDS encoding amidohydrolase, with translation MSEPIQNRLVTVRRSFHRYPEPAWREFFTTSQLVEEIRAIGVDELAVGPDAYDPADRMAVPDEDLEPWLERARERGADETLLDRMAGGTTGAVAVLDRGEGPAIGLRVDIDGLFIEESTDEEHDPADEGFRSEIDGTMHACGHDAHMTWGLAALESIAESDFSGRLVAFFQPAEEAGGGGCPMANSEYADDLDYLLAVHIGLDHPTGEVVAGIEKPLAMCHVDATIEGTSAHAGKAPNEGDNAMHAMGTAIENAYGIPRHSDGMTRVNVGKAEAGTASNVIAERAHMEAEARGETTALMEFMKRRLERAVTAAARMHGCEADIDVVSESPRADSDPELQDLVSEVANGVAGVERVVPAADFGASEDATFLMERVQEDGGLATYLIVGTDHPTSHHTPTFDVDEESLEHGVTVLVETIRELERQHPVTRFENEG, from the coding sequence ATGTCCGAACCGATTCAGAACCGACTCGTCACGGTTCGTCGCAGCTTCCACCGGTACCCCGAGCCCGCATGGCGCGAGTTCTTTACCACGTCACAGCTCGTCGAGGAGATACGAGCTATCGGCGTCGACGAACTCGCCGTCGGCCCGGACGCCTACGATCCAGCCGACCGGATGGCCGTCCCTGACGAAGACCTCGAGCCGTGGTTGGAGCGCGCCCGCGAGCGCGGCGCGGACGAAACCCTCCTCGACCGGATGGCCGGCGGCACCACCGGCGCGGTCGCCGTCCTCGACCGCGGAGAGGGGCCGGCGATCGGTCTGCGCGTCGATATCGACGGCCTGTTCATCGAGGAATCGACCGACGAAGAACACGATCCTGCCGACGAGGGCTTTCGATCGGAGATCGACGGAACGATGCACGCTTGCGGCCACGATGCCCATATGACCTGGGGGCTGGCCGCCCTCGAGTCGATCGCCGAGAGCGACTTTTCCGGACGGCTGGTCGCCTTCTTCCAGCCTGCAGAGGAGGCGGGCGGCGGCGGTTGTCCGATGGCGAACAGCGAGTATGCCGACGATCTGGACTACCTGCTCGCAGTGCACATCGGACTCGATCACCCGACCGGCGAGGTCGTCGCCGGCATCGAAAAGCCACTCGCGATGTGCCACGTCGACGCGACGATCGAAGGGACCTCTGCGCACGCGGGAAAGGCACCGAACGAGGGAGATAACGCTATGCACGCGATGGGAACAGCGATCGAGAACGCCTACGGCATTCCGCGCCACAGCGACGGGATGACCCGCGTGAACGTCGGCAAAGCCGAGGCCGGCACCGCGAGCAACGTCATCGCCGAGCGGGCACACATGGAAGCGGAAGCACGCGGCGAGACCACCGCGCTGATGGAATTTATGAAACGCCGCCTCGAGCGCGCGGTGACGGCGGCGGCGAGGATGCACGGGTGCGAGGCAGACATCGACGTCGTCAGCGAGTCGCCGCGGGCGGACAGCGACCCCGAACTCCAGGATCTCGTGAGCGAGGTCGCAAACGGAGTTGCGGGTGTCGAACGGGTGGTTCCGGCCGCGGACTTCGGGGCGAGCGAGGACGCGACGTTCCTGATGGAGCGCGTCCAGGAGGATGGGGGGCTGGCGACATACCTCATCGTCGGAACGGATCACCCGACGAGCCACCACACGCCAACGTTCGACGTCGACGAGGAGAGTCTCGAGCACGGCGTCACGGTACTCGTCGAGACGATTCGAGAACTCGAACGCCAACATCCCGTGACGCGGTTCGAGAACGAAGGATGA
- a CDS encoding NAD(P)-dependent oxidoreductase codes for MDTNPDIVVLREGTEGLSMESYAETLRERLPDHTIALARTPKEERELVAQARIVTGISIDESLLERTDRLELFACIFAGTDHVPMNALADQGVAVTNAGGIHAPGIAEQTIANMLVFARRLHEGWRRKENGEWRHFQSYEFTDSTVTIVGLGSIGQEIVQRLEGFEVETIGIRYTPQKGGPTDEVLGFGENDVHEAFARSDYVVLACPLTDLTRGLVGEAELATLPPNAVVVNAARGPIVDTDALVSALQFEGIRGAALDVTDPEPLPADHLLWDLENCLITPHTGGYTPKHWDRLADVVAENVAALETGDGLQNVVFDPDSS; via the coding sequence ATGGACACGAATCCAGATATCGTCGTTCTGAGAGAGGGAACGGAAGGACTGTCGATGGAGTCGTACGCTGAAACCTTACGCGAGCGGTTGCCGGACCACACGATTGCGCTCGCTCGGACGCCGAAGGAAGAGCGCGAACTCGTCGCGCAGGCACGTATCGTAACCGGCATTTCTATCGACGAATCCCTCCTCGAGCGCACAGACCGGCTCGAACTGTTCGCATGTATCTTCGCCGGCACCGACCACGTGCCGATGAACGCGCTGGCGGACCAGGGCGTCGCCGTCACGAACGCGGGTGGAATCCACGCCCCCGGAATCGCCGAGCAGACCATCGCCAACATGCTGGTGTTCGCGCGCCGCCTCCACGAAGGATGGCGTCGGAAGGAAAACGGCGAGTGGCGGCACTTTCAGTCGTACGAGTTCACCGATAGCACCGTTACGATCGTCGGTCTCGGCTCCATCGGACAGGAGATCGTTCAGCGTCTGGAGGGGTTCGAGGTCGAGACCATCGGCATTCGCTACACACCCCAGAAGGGCGGTCCGACCGACGAAGTCCTCGGGTTCGGGGAAAACGACGTCCACGAGGCCTTTGCGCGTAGCGACTATGTTGTCCTCGCGTGTCCGCTCACTGATCTGACTCGCGGACTCGTCGGCGAAGCGGAACTCGCCACACTTCCGCCGAACGCAGTCGTCGTCAACGCGGCCCGCGGCCCGATCGTCGACACTGATGCGCTCGTTTCCGCGCTCCAGTTCGAGGGGATTCGCGGAGCCGCCCTCGACGTCACCGATCCGGAACCGCTCCCCGCCGACCACCTGCTCTGGGACCTGGAAAACTGCCTGATTACCCCACATACCGGTGGCTACACGCCGAAGCATTGGGACCGGCTGGCCGACGTCGTCGCCGAAAACGTCGCCGCACTCGAAACCGGTGACGGTCTCCAGAACGTCGTATTCGACCCTGACTCGAGTTGA
- the gdhB gene encoding glutamate dehydrogenase GdhB codes for MTSPPTEPEPEDELDSALTTARRQLERAATHIDVDPGVVERLKYPTRVQQVSVPLERDDGSVEVFTGYRAQHDDVRGPYKGGLRYHPDVTSEECIGLSMWMTWKCAVMDLPFGGGKGGIAVDPKGLSADETERLTRRFAEELRNVVGPTKDVPAPDMGTDAQTMAWFMDAYSMQQGETIPGVVTGKPPIIGGSYGREKAPGRSTAIIAREAIDYYDHDLTDTTIAVQGFGSVGANAARLLEEWGATVVAVSDVNGAIYDPNGLETHAIPTHDEEPEAVLEQDAPETMTNEALLELDVDLLVPAAVGNVITADNADAIEADIVVEGANGPTTFAADTILEERDVPVIPDILANAGGVTVSYFEWLQDINRRQWSLDRVNDELEEHMLDAWTDVRTKVDDEGLTWRDAAYVVALSRIAEAKATRGLWP; via the coding sequence ATGACATCGCCTCCAACGGAACCCGAACCCGAAGACGAACTCGACTCGGCGCTCACCACTGCCCGCCGACAGCTCGAGCGCGCGGCGACTCACATCGACGTTGACCCCGGCGTCGTCGAACGCCTAAAGTATCCGACGCGGGTTCAGCAGGTGTCGGTCCCACTCGAGCGTGATGACGGCAGCGTGGAGGTATTTACAGGGTATCGGGCCCAGCACGACGATGTTCGTGGCCCGTACAAAGGCGGACTTCGGTACCACCCCGACGTAACGAGCGAGGAGTGCATCGGTCTCTCGATGTGGATGACCTGGAAGTGTGCGGTAATGGACCTCCCCTTCGGCGGCGGGAAAGGCGGCATCGCCGTCGATCCGAAGGGCCTATCCGCAGACGAGACCGAACGGCTCACCCGTCGATTCGCCGAGGAACTGCGCAACGTCGTAGGTCCAACGAAGGACGTTCCCGCACCGGACATGGGAACCGACGCACAGACGATGGCCTGGTTCATGGACGCCTACTCGATGCAACAGGGCGAGACGATTCCCGGCGTCGTCACGGGAAAGCCCCCGATCATCGGCGGCTCCTACGGTCGCGAGAAAGCCCCCGGCCGTTCGACCGCAATTATCGCGCGAGAAGCCATCGACTACTACGATCACGATCTGACAGACACTACGATCGCCGTCCAGGGATTCGGTAGCGTCGGCGCCAACGCTGCCCGCCTACTCGAGGAGTGGGGCGCGACCGTCGTCGCCGTTAGCGATGTCAACGGGGCGATCTACGACCCCAACGGGCTCGAGACGCACGCGATCCCGACCCACGACGAGGAACCCGAAGCGGTACTCGAGCAGGACGCGCCCGAAACGATGACCAACGAAGCGCTCCTCGAACTCGACGTCGACCTTCTCGTTCCGGCAGCCGTCGGCAACGTCATCACCGCTGACAACGCCGACGCCATCGAAGCCGATATCGTCGTCGAGGGCGCGAACGGCCCGACGACGTTCGCCGCCGATACTATCCTCGAGGAACGGGACGTCCCGGTGATCCCGGACATCCTGGCGAACGCGGGCGGCGTCACCGTCTCGTACTTCGAGTGGCTCCAGGATATCAACCGCCGACAATGGTCGCTCGACCGGGTCAACGACGAACTCGAGGAACACATGCTCGATGCATGGACCGACGTACGGACGAAAGTCGACGACGAGGGGCTAACCTGGCGCGACGCCGCCTACGTGGTCGCGCTTTCCCGGATCGCGGAGGCGAAGGCAACGCGCGGTCTCTGGCCGTAG
- a CDS encoding threonine ammonia-lyase, giving the protein MSGDSETDECREKSHGRVTVEDVEMARERIGDVVHRTPLDTSRTFAEMTGAASVGLKLENVQRTGSFKIRGAYNKMAQLSPEEQSAGVIASSAGNHAQGVALAGDLLDIDTTIVVPDVTPAAKIEATRGYGAEVVVEGDIYEQSYEYALERAGETRRTFVHPFDDEAIVAGQGTIGLELLEQYPELDTVLVAIGGGGLISGIGTVLEAVDREIRVIGVQPSGAAHAKPSLEAGEIRELPDVDTVAEGIADTRLLETTFEIAREVVDDVVSVSDREIAAAVTLLAERAKTVAESAGAAPLAGALSLETDLEGNVGLVISGGNVNLIEHAEMTRTGLHELERYAEARLAIQGWPTTVGAVVETVSAQGAEVDVLERARRTAVDHPNRTPVTIGLEGSGPVHLDGVLEALSELDGVSIVERSLE; this is encoded by the coding sequence ATGAGCGGGGATAGCGAGACGGATGAATGCCGGGAGAAAAGCCACGGCCGGGTCACCGTCGAGGACGTCGAGATGGCACGGGAGCGCATCGGCGACGTCGTCCATCGGACGCCGCTCGACACCTCGCGGACGTTCGCGGAGATGACCGGCGCGGCCTCGGTCGGGCTGAAACTCGAGAACGTCCAGCGGACGGGATCGTTCAAGATTCGCGGTGCGTACAACAAAATGGCCCAGCTTTCCCCCGAGGAGCAAAGCGCGGGCGTCATCGCCTCGAGCGCGGGGAATCACGCCCAGGGCGTCGCGCTAGCCGGCGACTTGCTCGATATCGACACCACGATCGTCGTTCCCGACGTCACGCCCGCGGCGAAAATCGAGGCCACCCGCGGATACGGAGCTGAAGTCGTCGTCGAGGGCGATATCTACGAGCAGTCCTACGAATACGCCCTCGAACGAGCGGGGGAAACCAGACGGACGTTCGTCCATCCCTTCGACGACGAGGCGATCGTCGCAGGGCAAGGAACGATCGGACTCGAGTTGCTCGAGCAGTATCCCGAACTCGATACCGTACTGGTGGCGATCGGCGGCGGCGGCCTCATCTCTGGAATCGGAACGGTTCTCGAGGCTGTAGATCGCGAAATTCGGGTTATCGGCGTACAGCCGAGCGGGGCTGCCCACGCGAAACCGTCGCTCGAAGCCGGCGAGATCCGAGAACTCCCGGACGTCGACACTGTCGCGGAGGGGATCGCCGACACCCGACTGCTCGAGACAACCTTCGAAATCGCTCGCGAGGTCGTCGACGACGTAGTGAGCGTGAGCGATCGGGAAATCGCCGCCGCAGTTACCCTGCTGGCCGAGCGCGCAAAGACCGTCGCGGAAAGCGCCGGCGCTGCACCACTTGCTGGCGCGCTCTCGCTCGAGACGGATCTCGAAGGAAACGTCGGCCTCGTAATTTCGGGCGGCAACGTAAACCTCATCGAACACGCCGAAATGACCAGGACCGGCCTCCACGAACTCGAGCGCTACGCCGAGGCCAGACTCGCGATCCAGGGATGGCCGACGACCGTCGGTGCAGTGGTCGAGACGGTTTCGGCACAGGGTGCCGAAGTCGACGTTCTCGAGCGTGCGCGCCGAACCGCGGTCGACCATCCGAACCGAACGCCCGTAACGATCGGCCTCGAGGGAAGCGGTCCGGTCCATCTCGATGGGGTTCTCGAGGCGCTGTCCGAACTCGACGGCGTCTCCATCGTCGAACGGTCGCTCGAGTAA
- a CDS encoding alpha/beta hydrolase produces the protein MTPRSAAEPHPEVQAFLELYESLDAPSFDEVSPDEARRMFDEMQAGGEPEIELESVEDRIIDGPHGDLPIRIYDPGTEGDDRPLLLYIHGGGWVIGNIDTHDGTCRKLAADSGYPVVSVDYGLAPEHPFPEGLEDCYAALEWAAQTAPDLGADPDRIVVAGDSAGGNLAAGLSLLVRDRGGPDIAYQLLIYPSTGKVTETEAYEENGDGYFLTKDDMEWFRGHRFESAFDQGNVYAMPQLAHDLSDLPPATILTAGFDPLRDDGANLAERLENDGVPVEFHHYDDVIHGFFNMISEPVNLERAHEAYDDAVADLHAALE, from the coding sequence ATGACGCCACGCAGCGCAGCCGAACCTCACCCCGAAGTGCAGGCGTTTCTCGAACTGTACGAATCCCTCGACGCACCCTCGTTCGACGAGGTATCCCCCGATGAGGCGCGGCGGATGTTCGACGAAATGCAAGCCGGGGGAGAGCCCGAGATCGAACTCGAGTCGGTCGAGGACCGAATCATCGACGGCCCGCACGGCGACCTGCCGATTCGAATCTACGACCCGGGAACCGAGGGCGATGATCGACCGCTACTCCTCTATATCCACGGCGGCGGCTGGGTCATCGGGAACATCGACACCCACGACGGTACCTGCCGGAAATTGGCCGCCGACTCCGGGTATCCCGTCGTCAGCGTCGACTACGGGCTCGCCCCCGAACACCCCTTCCCCGAGGGACTCGAGGACTGTTATGCCGCCCTCGAGTGGGCGGCCCAGACTGCACCCGATCTCGGAGCCGATCCGGATCGAATCGTCGTTGCGGGGGACAGCGCCGGCGGCAACCTCGCGGCTGGGCTGTCGCTACTCGTCAGGGACCGCGGCGGTCCCGACATCGCCTATCAGCTACTGATCTACCCCAGTACGGGAAAAGTGACCGAGACCGAGGCCTACGAGGAAAACGGGGACGGCTACTTTCTCACGAAAGACGACATGGAGTGGTTCCGCGGTCATCGATTCGAATCGGCGTTCGATCAGGGGAACGTCTACGCCATGCCTCAACTCGCCCACGACCTCTCAGATCTCCCGCCGGCGACGATTCTCACGGCCGGGTTCGACCCGTTGCGCGATGACGGAGCGAACCTCGCCGAGCGACTCGAGAACGACGGCGTCCCGGTCGAATTCCACCACTACGACGACGTGATCCACGGCTTCTTCAACATGATTTCCGAGCCCGTGAATCTCGAGCGGGCCCACGAGGCCTACGACGACGCCGTCGCGGATCTGCACGCGGCGCTCGAATAA
- a CDS encoding aminotransferase class III-fold pyridoxal phosphate-dependent enzyme codes for MNRDTTVPDADALPGPNAKRWVDFHHEYSAPSEYSHEFVWDVTREADGPFVTDVDGNVLLDFTCHIGAAPLGYNNEKILEKVREFDLVEPMKIAGQDLYFGSGPDPTEAEFPGSSHLMQKLTEVSSQYGMDTVFLSNSGAEAMENAMKITADYRAPSKYGVAFSGSFHGRTLGTLSITKSKEVYTRHYPEIGGIETVPFCADRGCNGDSCDCGFFAGEGSQLRSMLAPEGGYVDPDEIAFLTLEPIQGVGGYRFPSEAFMQEVADVTDTYDIPLVVDEIQAGIGRTGEFWASDHYPIEPDVIASAKALRVGATLSRAEVFPDQKNRLGSTFGGGDLLGSMMGAFTLEAIQEHDLLANATRRGEQAKDLLGDDAPEYVEDVRGKGLMLAIEFDTPERRTAIVRAALERGLLTLGCGKKTIRLLPPLDSTEREIELGIGIFLEAVEAVGASPTVA; via the coding sequence ATGAATCGGGATACGACGGTACCAGACGCGGACGCACTTCCCGGTCCGAACGCGAAGCGTTGGGTCGATTTCCATCACGAGTACTCGGCACCCAGCGAGTACTCACACGAGTTCGTCTGGGACGTCACGCGGGAAGCCGACGGACCGTTCGTCACGGACGTCGACGGGAACGTACTGCTCGACTTCACCTGCCACATTGGCGCTGCACCGCTTGGCTACAACAACGAGAAAATCCTCGAGAAAGTCCGGGAATTCGACCTCGTCGAGCCGATGAAGATCGCCGGACAGGATCTGTACTTCGGCTCGGGGCCGGATCCGACCGAGGCCGAATTCCCCGGCTCGAGCCACCTCATGCAAAAGTTGACCGAGGTTTCGAGCCAGTACGGGATGGACACGGTCTTCCTCTCGAACTCCGGTGCGGAGGCCATGGAAAACGCGATGAAGATTACCGCCGACTACCGCGCCCCCTCGAAGTACGGCGTGGCCTTTTCGGGGAGCTTCCACGGACGCACCCTCGGAACCCTGTCGATCACGAAATCAAAGGAGGTTTACACCCGTCACTACCCAGAAATCGGCGGGATCGAGACGGTCCCATTCTGTGCGGACCGTGGCTGTAATGGCGACAGTTGCGACTGTGGCTTCTTCGCAGGCGAGGGTTCCCAGCTTCGATCCATGCTCGCGCCCGAAGGCGGCTACGTCGACCCCGACGAAATCGCCTTCCTCACCCTCGAGCCGATTCAGGGCGTCGGCGGGTACCGCTTTCCCAGCGAGGCGTTCATGCAGGAGGTCGCAGACGTCACCGACACCTACGACATCCCGCTGGTCGTCGACGAGATTCAGGCTGGGATCGGCCGCACCGGCGAATTCTGGGCCTCGGATCACTACCCCATAGAACCCGACGTCATCGCCAGCGCGAAGGCCCTTCGGGTCGGTGCGACCCTCTCTCGCGCCGAGGTCTTCCCGGACCAGAAGAACCGATTGGGTTCGACCTTCGGCGGCGGGGACCTGCTGGGCTCGATGATGGGTGCGTTCACCCTCGAGGCCATTCAGGAGCACGACCTGCTTGCAAACGCCACCCGTCGCGGCGAGCAGGCCAAAGACCTCCTCGGCGACGACGCGCCCGAGTACGTCGAGGACGTCCGCGGCAAGGGCCTTATGCTAGCCATCGAGTTCGACACCCCCGAACGCCGTACCGCCATCGTTCGGGCCGCCCTCGAGCGCGGCCTCCTGACCCTCGGGTGTGGCAAGAAGACGATCCGGTTGCTCCCACCGCTCGATTCGACCGAGCGCGAGATCGAACTCGGGATCGGCATCTTCCTCGAGGCCGTGGAGGCGGTCGGTGCGAGTCCGACGGTAGCGTAA
- the pyrE gene encoding orotate phosphoribosyltransferase produces the protein MTNQELIDALRAADAVQFGEFELSHGGTSEYYVDKYLFETDPDCLELIAEAFADRLGADDKLGGVALGGVPLAAATSVAASVPYVIARKQRKEYGTGNLIEGRLEDGEEVVVLEDIVTTGTSLVEAVEALRDAGATVERALVVVDREEGGRENVEDAGLEMESLVTASELLESQ, from the coding sequence ATGACGAACCAGGAACTCATCGACGCCCTCCGAGCGGCCGACGCCGTCCAGTTCGGCGAATTCGAACTCTCCCACGGCGGTACCAGCGAGTACTACGTCGACAAGTACCTCTTCGAAACGGACCCCGACTGTCTCGAATTGATCGCCGAGGCCTTCGCCGATCGGCTCGGCGCCGACGACAAACTCGGCGGGGTCGCACTCGGCGGGGTCCCGCTCGCAGCCGCAACCAGCGTCGCGGCCAGCGTTCCCTACGTCATCGCGCGCAAACAGCGCAAGGAGTACGGCACCGGGAATCTGATCGAAGGACGCCTCGAGGACGGAGAGGAGGTCGTCGTTCTCGAGGACATCGTGACGACGGGAACGAGTCTCGTGGAGGCCGTCGAGGCGCTCCGGGATGCCGGCGCAACCGTCGAGCGGGCGCTCGTCGTCGTCGACCGCGAGGAGGGCGGCCGGGAGAACGTCGAGGACGCGGGACTCGAGATGGAGTCGCTCGTGACCGCAAGCGAACTGCTCGAGAGCCAGTAG
- a CDS encoding CDP-2,3-bis-(O-geranylgeranyl)-sn-glycerol synthase yields MAVLETIVIAFWVMLPAYVPNNAAVLAGGGRPIDGGRTWGEKRVLGDGKTWRGTAMGILAGVTLAALLTYLAPDVGDSLGFSVPQFTPLAALGLSGGAMLGDILASFLKRRSGRQRGAMFPGLDQLDFVVVSLPLTALLAFDWFTTWFSLEVLFVVIVITPILHITTNMIAYKLGLKNEPW; encoded by the coding sequence ATGGCAGTACTCGAGACAATCGTAATTGCGTTCTGGGTGATGTTACCGGCGTACGTCCCCAACAACGCCGCGGTGCTGGCAGGAGGCGGTCGACCGATCGACGGCGGCCGAACGTGGGGGGAAAAGCGGGTGCTTGGCGACGGGAAAACGTGGCGAGGGACGGCGATGGGTATTCTCGCAGGCGTCACGCTCGCAGCACTTCTCACCTATCTCGCGCCCGACGTCGGCGATTCGCTTGGCTTTTCGGTCCCGCAGTTCACGCCGCTTGCGGCGCTCGGCCTCTCCGGCGGCGCGATGCTCGGCGACATCCTCGCGTCCTTTCTCAAGCGCCGGTCCGGCCGTCAACGCGGCGCGATGTTCCCCGGTCTCGACCAGTTGGACTTCGTCGTCGTCTCGCTTCCCCTGACCGCCCTGCTGGCGTTCGACTGGTTTACTACCTGGTTTTCGCTCGAGGTGCTTTTCGTCGTGATCGTCATCACCCCGATACTCCATATCACGACGAATATGATCGCGTACAAACTGGGGCTGAAGAACGAGCCGTGGTAG
- a CDS encoding DUF502 domain-containing protein, which produces MAAWKRVFASGLILLGPILVTFYVVYRLYAIVTGLTPMVLFNGEILSGLIGHEPTRLLVIRLLRVVVSLSFFCLVTVVIGTLTRTTIGDVFARGIDGVANRVPGLRVVYNASKVAAETTLGDEQALQEPVRVSSWDGTQMTAFKTGNVTDDGREVLFIPTAPNVTSGFVVEAEPERIIETGERVEEALARVLSGGFGDSRDSDGSNPTVSFEATEDRSTDDE; this is translated from the coding sequence ATGGCGGCGTGGAAGAGAGTGTTTGCGAGCGGGCTTATTCTCCTCGGACCGATACTCGTGACGTTTTACGTCGTGTATCGGTTGTACGCGATCGTCACCGGTCTCACACCGATGGTTCTGTTCAACGGCGAGATACTCAGCGGGCTGATCGGTCACGAACCGACTCGACTGCTGGTCATCCGTCTCCTCCGTGTCGTCGTTTCCCTGAGCTTTTTCTGTCTGGTGACGGTCGTGATCGGCACCCTCACGCGAACGACGATCGGCGACGTCTTCGCCCGGGGCATCGACGGCGTGGCTAACCGCGTTCCGGGGCTACGCGTCGTCTATAACGCATCGAAGGTTGCCGCCGAAACCACGCTCGGAGACGAACAGGCGCTGCAGGAACCGGTCAGGGTCTCGAGTTGGGACGGGACACAGATGACGGCGTTCAAAACCGGGAACGTCACCGACGACGGCCGTGAAGTGCTGTTTATCCCCACAGCACCGAACGTCACCTCGGGGTTCGTCGTCGAAGCCGAGCCGGAGCGCATCATCGAAACCGGTGAACGCGTCGAAGAAGCGCTTGCGCGCGTTCTCAGTGGCGGGTTCGGTGATTCCAGAGACTCGGACGGTTCGAATCCGACGGTGTCGTTCGAAGCGACTGAGGATCGTTCGACGGACGACGAGTAA